The DNA region gcctccaccagccattGGGACATGCGCTtttttgtaaccgcatggccttaACTCTTATgtccaaacagacaaacagctggtcagactcacgccatggggctgtacaatccacataagtctttaaagctcaaagggcaaagacttagatcttctGACCCCGCCTCAGCAGGGGATAAAGCCTCCAGGACCACTTGCTGAAAGTGAAATggattagatgcgaccttaggaacataattAGGCCTCGGTCGCAACAACACCTTCACATATCCCAGTGCAAATTATATGCACgagggtgagacagagagagcctgtaaatccccaactctcttgagggaggataagcCATAAGAAAAAGTGTCTTCAGAGTCAGGATTTTATCCGGTACAGTTTCCAAGGGCTCAACAGATGCCCTGATAAccctgcaacacaatggataaatcccatgaaggaactcgcacggggtggaaaggcctcagccgtcatgcaccctgtatgaaacgagaaaccagTGGATGACGGCCCACTGAGGTACCGTCTAtatattcgtggtaagctgaaatagctgccacgtaaaccttagaGTGACTGGCGTCACTCTATTCGAAAAACGATCCTGAAGGAACTCCAGCATTGAAGCCACTGGAcagtatcaatcaatcaatcaatcacctttatttatatagtgctttaaacaaaatacattgcgtcaaagcactgaacaacattcatttggaaaacagtgtctcaataatgcagttgaaatagtgtctgtttttatttgcaatcaagtcaatgatatcgctgtagatgaagtgaccccaactaagcaagccagaggcaacagcggcaaggaaccgaaactccatcggtgacagaatggagaaaaaaaccttgggagaaaccaggctcagttggggggtcagttctcctctgaccagacgaaaaccagtagttcaattccaggctgcagcaaagtcagattgtgcagaagaatcatctgtttcctgtggtcttgtcctggtgctcctctgagacaaggtctttacagggtcTGTatatggggctctagttgtcctggtctccgctgtctttcagggcagtagaggtcctttctaggtgctgatccaccatctggtctggatacgtactggatccgggtgactgcagtgaccctctgatctggacacagactggatctcgtggccacggtgacctcggaacaagagagaaacagacaaatattagcgtagaggccattcttctaatgatgtagaaagtacggtgttatgtgaagtgtttccggttccggtttacctaattaatgcagcctaaaaatcctttaacggatttggatattaaaagcatattagtatgttatgtgtatgccaggttaaagagatgggtctttaatctagatttaaactgcaagagtgtgtctgcctcccgaacaatgttaggtaggttattccagagtttaggtgccaaataggaaaaggatctgccgcccgcagttgattttgatattctaggtattatcaaattgcctgagttttgagaacgtagcggacgtagaggagtataatgtaaaaggagctcattcaaatactgaggtgctaaaccattcagggctttataagtaataagcaatattttaaaatctatacgatgtttgatagggagccagtgcagtgtggacaggaccgggctaatatggtcatacttcctggttctagtaagaactcttgctgctgcattttggactagctgtagtttgtttaccaagcgtgcagaacaaccacccaataaagcattacaatagtctaaccttgaagtcataaatgcatggattaacatttctgcatttgacattgagagcataggccgtaatttagatatatttttgagatggaaaaatgcagttttacaaatgctagaaacgtggctttctaaggaaagattgcgatcaagtagcacacctagtttcctaactgatgacgaagaattgacagagcaaccatcaagtcttagacagtgttctaggttattacaagcagagtttttaggccctatgattaacacctctgttttttatgaatgtagcagtaagaaattactcgtcatccaattttttatatcgactatgcattccattagtttttcaaattggtgtgtttcaccaggctgcgaggaaatatagagctgcgtatcatcagcataacagtgaaagctaacaccatgtttcctgatgatatctcccaagggtaacatataaagcatgtagagtagcggccctagtactgagccttgaggtactccatactgcacttgtgatcgatatgatacatcttcattcactgctacgaactgatggcggtcatataagtacgatttaaaccatgctaatgcacttccactgatgccaacaaagtgttcaagtctatgcaaaagaatgttgtggtcaattgtgtcaaacgcagcactaagatccaataaaactaatagagagatacacccacgatcagatgataagagcagatcatttgtaactctaaggagagcagtctcagtactatgatacggtctaaatcctgactggaaatcctcacatataccattattctctaagaaggaatataattgtgaggataccaccttttctagtatcttggacagaaaagggagattcgagattggtctataattaacaagttctctggggtcaagttgtggctttttcatgagaggcttaataacagccagtttgaaggttttggggacatatcctaatgacaatgaggaattaataatagtcagaagaggacctatgacttctggaagcacctcttttaagagcttagatggtatagggtctaacatacatgttgttggtttagatgatttaacaagtttatacaattcttcctctcctatagtagaaaatgagtggaactgttcctcggggggtctatagtgcactgtctgatgtgatacggtagctgacggctgaatggttgcaattttatctctaatagtatcgattttagaagtaaagtagttcataaagtcattactgttgtggtgttgggaaatgtcaacacttgtttaggctttatttttcgttaatttagccactgtattgaataaatacctggggttatgtttgttttcttctaaaagagaagaaaagtaatcagatctagcagtttttaatggttttctatgggatatgctactttcccgccaagcaatacgaaatacctctagttttgttttcctccagctgcgctccatttttcgggctgctctctttagggtgcgagtatgctcattataccatggtgtcaaactgttttccttaaccttccttaagcgtaaaggagcaactgtatttaaagtgctagaaaagagagagtccatagtttctgttacatcatcaagttgttctgaggttttggatatgctaaggaattcggatacatcaggaagataacttaaaaagcagtcttttgtggtagaagtgatggttttttgatacttgtaacaagaagtagaatttacaattttggctatatgaagtttacacagaactaaataatgatctgagatatcatcacttggctgaataatttcaacactatcaacatcaattccatgtgacagtattaaatctagagtatgatttcgacaatgagtaggtcctgaaacatgttatctaacaccaatagagttcagaatgtctataaatgctgatcccaatgcatctttttcattatcgacatggatattaaaatcaccaactattaagactttatctgcagccagaactaactcggatgtaaaatcaccaaactctttaataaagtctgtatggtgccctggtggcctgtatacagtagccagtacaaacataacaggggatttatcattaacattggtttctctggataatgttatatgaagcaccataacttcaaacgagttatacttgaagcctgccctctgagaaatcctgaaaacgttgttataaattgaagcaactcctccccctttgccttttagacgcggctcgtgtttataacaataatcttggggggtggactcatttaaaataatgtaatcatcaggttttagccaagtttctgtcaaacagagcacatctatattatgatcagttatcatattatttacaaaaagtgttttcgtagaaatggatctgatattcaataagccaatctttatcatttgtttattaatattgcatttgttttttatttgttgaacctcaattcaattgttaaccttaacttggtttggacgttttttgtattttctagttcggggaacagacacagtctctatagtgtgatatctaggtgaaagagtctctatgtgctgagaattagctgacctctgtgacgggaggcagctagcagacggtcggtttagccagtctgtctgcttcctgacctgggccccagttagtcaagtataaacactaagactatgtgccatatttctagacagaagagcagcaccaccccaggagggatgaagaccatctcttttaaacaggtcaggtctgccccaaaagctcgtccaattgtctatgaaacctatgttattctgtgggcaccacttagacatccagccattgagtgatgacaatctgctatgcatctcgtcaccacggtaagcaggcaggggaccagagcatattacagtgtctgacattgtgcttgcaagttcacacacctctttaaagttatttttagtgatctccgactggcgaagtcgaacatcattagcgccggcatgaataacaatcttactgtatttacgcttagcattagccagcacttttaaatttgccaagatgtcaggcgctctggctcccggtaaacatttgactatggtggctggtgtctctatattcacgttccgtacaatagaatcgccaataactagagcactttcatcaggtttctcagtgggtgcatcactgagtggggagaacctgtttaatgttttgatcggaacagaagagcggtgttttgacccacgactacgctgcctcaccgtcacccagttgccctgctgcaggggctctgctggaaccggacaatgtacaggagtccctgagctagacgcatccaaagccatatctagagccctaacattcttactgtcctcaattaaagtttggatgcgtgtctctaattctgaaatcttctctgtcagcctaactatttccctgcatttatcacatgtgaatccctcatcagcgacagagatagataaactgtacatgtggcaagaggtgcaaataacaattggaTCCAattggatccacattacgattttCATACCAGgttgtaaacagtctccactttaaagcatataagcgtctcgtagaagctgctctagaattcagtaTAGTCTCGgtagtttcaacagaaagacataCTAACTCACTCCGCTcagaggccacgcccacagtttccacagatctggcctcgggtgccagatcagtccctgtgcttgtgataataaatcctgtctgaggggaaactCCATGGAGAACATGCTAACAGACTGATCAGGACTGCAAACCACGGCTGTGTGCGCcaccgcggagccaccagcagcagctgttccactctgttcAGCCGTATTTaggataataccgctgggatcaaatgaATCGGggaaaaagcatacagactggtcctgggccaactgtgagctaacgcagcaaagcccaggggcgatggggcatagggagaaccatagtgggcaatgcgtagtcatgctcgacgcgaataaatccactctCGTTTCTCCGAAAATCTGCCATAAGAGATTCACCGTTTGtgggtgtaatctccattccccttgttccagagcctgtctggatagcaaatccgctccgaagtacaaacgtccggggacatgaacagctcggatcgacagaaatttgttctgagaccaaagaagaacatgtctctgaaaaacagaaaaactgccagtaattccaacctgtttatatgccaactgcgttgtgccgctgtccacactccgtgggctggtcgcccttGACAaaagctccccaaccggtcaaagatgCATCCGTCGTGATGGTCTCTCGGAAagcacaaatccccagccgaaccccggttAGGATAAATTCGGTTGGCATCCATAAttttaacgacatcacacaaCTCTAATTTTAACGTAACTAATTTTAACGTAACTAATTTTAACGAAATCAtccgatgcggaagacaacggggtgaaatatttcgtcttttcgcccaccactgaaaagggcgcatatgaagtaaccccagacaaattacggggaatgccgctgccattagacctaaaagtctgaggcacaatCTCGCTGTCACTGTGCGACCCACTTTGAAGCGtcgcacgcatgacgcaatcgactgagcgcgcgggagagaaagctttgctgtcatcgcgcgagagtccaatTCTAATCCCAGAaaggttatccgttgagaggggaTTAAAACACTTCTCTGGAAATTCGTGCGAAAGCCTAGGCTGTTTaagtgattcagcacaagatctcaatgagagtgtgcttgagtctgcgATTGCACTAACACCAGCCAATCGTCTAAGTAGTTCAAATACGAATGCCCTGGAGcagcaacggggccagagctgcatccatgCATTTGAGAAGTACGGGGTCGCAATCcgctgtctatttttttttttttggtaccacaaaataacggctgtaaaaccctgcctccatctgagaggggtgtacgtcttctatagcccctttgctcagcagagttgacatctcctgtcgcaGCACCGCTATTTCCATCGGTttaccaccgtggaaagaattccgCAGGAAGGAGGTGGGCCTCTTAAAAACTGAATGGTGTGTCCGTGacaaattgtgcgtaacacccattgagaaatgccgggcaagcgttccacaTGGCCCGAAACAATACTAGAGGTCTCAAAATTTCCActttctgcaacgctgtcatacacGTTAAAATGTCCGGGCATGAAAAGCCTGCGGTGTTCGTGTACAgaggaagtgtatgcataagagccattgcgtcccgttgtgtataatcctgaaacgtgtccacggcaggaattaggccaatgaattgaacatcgggctctgccgctaacgaaaaagcggcggctgtgcgagccgtcataaacgggtcaTCTGTGTAGgacccttgaatcgcccctcgaattctgaaagctggattgcgcagagtgtctgagggaacGTTTGGCGTTACAGCCCGATCCAATGttgctcgaagcgctgtttgctgcgacacagtcaatgttagagcgtagggACGGCAGTGAGTgtgttggatgtgcattagcggtccaacagcactctctagtggagggcacagtccatGGCAAACATCAAGGAAAGCGCATGCGtaaaactcgctgcgtttcgtcgtgtataatcctgaagcgtattcatggcaggatttaatccaacaagataaaaatcgggccactCCGCTTGCGCGAAcgtggcagctgtgtgagccatcataaactggccatatttgccagcctcttgtgccgtccctacaaactctgaagactgaattgtgcagagtgtctgagggggcgctcaaatgatagctcaatccaatgatgctcgaggtgcctttgctgccagacagtcaatgttagagcgtggggactgcagtgagagggttggatgtgcattagcagtccaacagcactctctagtggagggatAGTTATCCACCACGCGGATAGCCACAAAAATTGCACACTGATGAAGGGGAGGCGcatttctcctgtccgctcggagggagagaaccgcgtatgccggccagagcctactctgagttcgAAGCCGCGGTTAGACAAACATAGTAGAAAAAGCAAATCTGCTTTGATTAACACCCTCGAGTGGGgaagagcgagcaagtggaaagctccagtgcatcactgtattcatagtcaagccacacatatcgcccctaaccaacacctcgtgcagggcctcggcgaccgcagaagcgaacgtTTTTTTACCATAGCtctaggctatcacagagagaacatgtagagaggctgctaacgaatctctcatgagtgcctcccatagacagtaaaagaaatggacacagcgaccccattggaactcaattgagacaagtgaagcccatttttagcgttttttagcacttccatttctgacgcgcagactcaaacgaagcttgacgacgtcagcaacctgtctgacagatgcaaatcttctaagtggctgtgcgtgcaaactgccatcgttaatcttgcagagacggcaagcttgagcggggagttctttggcgtgagtgagcaggagtaagtattctgattaattattttgtatagtattttaaaatgtaacgccagtacgccatattaagttaattgcctgcgagcttctcctcctgtctgtacggtaatgcgacagagagtcacgtggttatgacgcaatcgttagcctattttttaccaaaactgtttatacggggccataatgtaatatagaaggtaatggagccctttatacattgtcatgtatctttataaataaataatggacaaacggagtctttaaatgcctcagatgtaaacttattcgctgtcaaagtgacgccaaaatgaatgggagtcaatgggaatgctaacgcaagtgaagttctgctacaagatggcagcccacagccgacttcaacttccggtcgacttccttgccgcctggtgcctccctgtgataaacccattatacggctcttacctttcgttgactcatcgcgtccgcgaaagaggagttaaacaCTGCTCGTAGAAACCGTTGGAGAATGCGAGATGATTTTTAGGGCAGGTGATTCGCttccctgaaggaatgaaatctgagcgaaatggcgcgtggcacccaggtatacgatgcgtacgcatgcgtagggcggtgccaagcgctatttgcccaataggattggcgggatggtatagggcagggttcctcaaatctggacctcgagatccactttccagcagagtttagatctaaccctaatcaaacacacctgagcatgctaatcaatgccaatcaatgtctttgggatcattagaaaatcacaggcaggtgactttgaccagggttggagctaaactctgcagtgcattggacctccagggtaagatttgaggaaggggggtatagggcttcagacattcgtcacaccgaaggtgttcccatagcaggtgacgtcaccgcaacatcgaagtgacctatgaaagggaaataGGCTTAAGGGGCAGTCTAGACTTTCAACTTGTTAAATCTTTTCTgacgccgctgcgaatatgggcgggagcaggTAATGATATAACATTTTAGCCGTAGCTCAGCTTCCTATTTTATAGAATAcatctttaaaatattataaaagtatttaacGGCTCTGGGTGGGTTGTGCAAGTTTCCAAATGGGAGGGGTTATGTCTCAACGTCATCAAGAGCGCGCGAGCGCACCGACGATGTTGCGTGTTTGCGTCATATCCCGCTGCATTTTGGGTGGAGAGACATTAGCCGAGGAGTCGCGCCATTTTTCTTGTGTGTGTCccgaagtaaaataaaaaaactgcgtTTGCTGACTGTTTGAATTCCTCTTTCCCTGTTGGTTTAGAAGACAATAACGAGTTATTATTAAAATGGGACGAAAGAAGAAGAAGCAATTGAAGCCCTGGTGCTGGTATCCTTTTCATTTAACAATGCGGCCTGTTCAGTGCCATTACAGGAGCGTGATCGTGAATTTGAGCTCATGCTGTCAGTTTGACACCGCAGTCATATTTATTACATATCAGAAGAAAAACAGAAGCCTGTATATTCCATATTGGTGCAATTTCTTTTCTTAATGATATTCAGTGAATCTTCTTTATTAGGATTAAGGGCGTGTTTTTGACACAATAGCTGTGTCTCATTGTCGCAGTTGACCGCATATCGTGCATCATATGCGCTTTCTGGGTTGTAATCTTCTATAACCTTCTATAATCTCATTATCAGCTCATTTACTTGTTCTTTACACAATGCAGTTCGATCTCAAGCTCTATACATATTTCGTTCTCTTCATCACGTTCTTTCCTCTCCCTCAGTGTGATCCTTAATCAGACTTTAAGGTATTGCAACAGAGATTTCGATGATGAAAAGATTCTCATTCAGCACCAAAAAGCCAAACATTTCAAATGTCATATATGTCACAAGAAGCTGTACACCGGACCTGGATTAGCCATACACTGCATGCAGGTACGGACAGTGGTGATGTGTTTACTGGTACATTTGCTTTGACGTTTGCTATAGGTTGTTGAGCTatttaatctgtattttaaaGGTGCACAAAGAAACAATAGACTCAGTTCCTAATGCTATACCGGGAAGAACAGACATAGAACTGGAAATCTATGGCATGGAGGGTATTCCAGAAAAAGACGTGCAAGATCGGAGAAGAGTAATTGAGCAAAAGTCACAAGGTATGGTCTTGTAGTGCTTATGCTAAACTAATTTGTGTAGAAAATATTCATAGAATAATTTGTGACAGAAATATAAACTTTTGTTATCTGAGCAGAGAGTCAGAAAAAGAAGCAGAACCAGGATGATTCTGACGAGgacgacgacgatgatgatgatgaagctgGACCTTCATCATTTCAGCAGCCTGCTGCTCAGCCTCAGGCTGCTTACATGCCCCCAATGACCCAGGGGGGTATGCATCCTGGTCCTCAGGCCCACGGCATGCCACCCACTGGTTATGGAGGTGTGTATGCCATTAGCTTTAACAGCCTAAGTAGTTTAAATACATCTCAAACAAAAATGTGCCCcattaatacttaattttttatatctCTTACTAAAGGCATGCCACCTATGTTGACTGGCATCCCACCAATGATTCCTGGGATGCCGCCAGTAATGCCAGGAATGCCACCTGGGTAGGTCTTAATTTTCAGTCACTGAAGTTATAATCTGATATATTATATGGTTCAGTGACTTATATTTGGTCCTGTTTTGCATAGAATGATGCCTATGAGAGGAATGATGCCTCCAGGTCCAGCAATGCCTCCGATGATGCCAGGCATGCCACCAGGTCAGTGTTGCTAATAATTATTGGTGACCCATTGCTTAAAGCCCGgttcatattaataattaacaGTCATTATGTTGATCGTCCAAACCAAACTTAAAGTTTTTATGTTGTTAATAGGGTATTTAAACTAGGCCTGTAGCTATTGAacattttagtaatcgagtattctaccaaaaatttaattgagtaatcagataaaatgtgtttttgcttaattaaagtgcaatattaattatgcaagagaaaataagactcctgggtctcttaaaatgaacaactaagtttccttttttagaaaaactaatatttttattttttttaaatgcatagaatgcaatgcatacatcaaaaatatgtttctctgtctgtaattaagtgcatttaagtgccattcagttggggttttaaataaagcattttctgagatgcacattaaacatataaaacattaatttaatttatcttttaattattgaaaattaagcgagcgtaactttttggtaaacaaaggggatttactattagaaataacagcctactatagacccGGCCAGCTTtattcactgaaatatttatttgtcataaaattattacttcataattgtattagagtcagataatagagtcgtgcattattttgagtgatgactgctattataagagtgacttgatggagcgcaggagatgcagataacgtgatattgacccttaagaaactttcattaatgctgtcacgtatacatatacatatcGCCTTTTAatccaacacatgaacgcgcaattatctcagataactcaatccagcgatactaatcatacacaacaggtgtgttcaaaGAACCCAATTAGCCAGATGTTTTATGTTTCAAGTGGACATTTTTGTTTGTCAAAATTTTGGTGCATGAGTAGTTGTTTGTGTAAGAATAGTGATATTGTTATTGATTAAAGCCATTTTTTACATTAGcttgagaagaagaaaaatattttcttgtttctcattttcttgtttttaggAATGCCACCTCTTGTTGCTAGGCCTGGCATGCCTCCAATGGCGCCTGCAGCTGTCACTGCTCCTGGAATGACCAGCAGACCAGCTGTACCCGCCACACAGTCCGCTGCATCCAAACCTCTCTTTCCCAGCGCTGTGCAGGTACTGAATATAGAACCAGACTTATTTGCTGGTTGAGTATGTGTAGCCACtgtttgtgaataaataaagGATCATGAAAAGAGATATTGGATTTACAGAAACAATCTAAAGTTAGTAGTCATTATATTAGACaagttttttttgtctttttatacaGTGCTAGTAAAGGACAATAGCTAGTGTCACAGTAAAATAAGAATTTGTATGTTTAAAGGTCCCATATTGTTGAAGTTGAAATTTCCTAGCTTTTTTCACAATAACGGGTCTAAGAGCTATTTAACTACCATATAAATTTCAAAACAGTCAGTCCACAGTAAAATGCACACAGCCTACTTAAAGTAGACACGAACCGTTGTGACTGCCGTAAAAAGGTCACGTCAGAACTACAGAGTCACCTCCTTCAATCACCACCACAGGCAGCACTGCCCACTGTCCAACTCTCCTTTTGTCAAACCCCCAGACAACATAACGTCCATGCCGTTGCTGAGCATTTGAGCAACAACAGCACTGAAACATGTCAAAAACTTTAACCACGAAACCAGATCTCTATATcatcagtttgttgttttacacgcAAAGACATTTTTTCATATACAACATCATGAGATGCTAGAAACATACGGCTGTAAATCTGTAGTCTCGTCcataaaaacaaaagacaatattttattgaaactttTCAATAAGTGTGTGTTGCAAACACGAGCATTTTTGACAAACGTTTCTGTCCAGTCCATTCGTTTTATC from Carassius auratus strain Wakin chromosome 6, ASM336829v1, whole genome shotgun sequence includes:
- the znf207b gene encoding BUB3-interacting and GLEBS motif-containing protein ZNF207b isoform X2 → MGRKKKKQLKPWCWYCNRDFDDEKILIQHQKAKHFKCHICHKKLYTGPGLAIHCMQVHKETIDSVPNAIPGRTDIELEIYGMEGIPEKDVQDRRRVIEQKSQESQKKKQNQDDSDEDDDDDDDEAGPSSFQQPAAQPQAAYMPPMTQGGMHPGPQAHGMPPTGYGGMPPMLTGIPPMIPGMPPVMPGMPPGMMPMRGMMPPGPAMPPMMPGMPPGMPPLVARPGMPPMAPAAVTAPGMTSRPAVPATQSAASKPLFPSAVQAQQTVSGPSSTTSDSPKVTFPAYTQPSSTPSVAASSSTVAKPPATVTSKPATLTTLSATSKLMHPDEDISLEERRAQLPRYQRLIPRPGQTAAAAASAPPGGAVGGMIPAQQVIPPQQPGMRHPIHGQYGGPPQGMPAYMGGGMPPYGQSAPMVPPYQAGPPGPPMGIRPPVMSPGSRY
- the znf207b gene encoding BUB3-interacting and GLEBS motif-containing protein ZNF207b isoform X1, which codes for MGRKKKKQLKPWCWYCNRDFDDEKILIQHQKAKHFKCHICHKKLYTGPGLAIHCMQVHKETIDSVPNAIPGRTDIELEIYGMEGIPEKDVQDRRRVIEQKSQESQKKKQNQDDSDEDDDDDDDEAGPSSFQQPAAQPQAAYMPPMTQGGMHPGPQAHGMPPTGYGGMPPMLTGIPPMIPGMPPVMPGMPPGMMPMRGMMPPGPAMPPMMPGMPPGMPPLVARPGMPPMAPAAVTAPGMTSRPAVPATQSAASKPLFPSAVQMGTGVATLSAAPASAETQSASSKPKFPSSAQAQQTVSGPSSTTSDSPKVTFPAYTQPSSTPSVAASSSTVAKPPATVTSKPATLTTLSATSKLMHPDEDISLEERRAQLPRYQRLIPRPGQTAAAAASAPPGGAVGGMIPAQQVIPPQQPGMRHPIHGQYGGPPQGMPAYMGGGMPPYGQSAPMVPPYQAGPPGPPMGIRPPVMSPGSRY